The Clostridium beijerinckii genomic sequence TTGGACAAATTTATAAGAGATATATGGGTAGAATGTTGTGGACATTTAAGTGCGTTTTATATTGATGAAGAAATATATCATGATAATAGTGATGAACAATATGAGATGAATTTTTATTTAAAAGATGTATTAAATGTTAATAAAAAGTTCGAATATGAATATGATTTTGGTTCAACTACTTATTTGACTTTAGAAGTTGTAGATATAATACAAGTTCCAAGCGAATTTAGCCAAATGGAAGTTATTGCTAGAAATAATCCAGAAGAAGGTAAACTTAATAATTCTCCAAGAGATGGGGTTTGCGGGTATATAGGAAATAAAAATTCGGAAAAAGAATACTTGCCTGGAAATAACAATAAATACAAAGTTAGTAATAAAAAGCCGATACATAACAATGATGCTTTTTCAGATTTTGACGATTCTGAACAAATGATAGAGAATGATTTTTTAAAACATTATAATAAATTTACAAATAGTTTTATACATACGTTTTTCAAGGATACATATTCTTTTGACCTAGAAGAATTGATCAAGCCATATCCTAAAAAAGAAATTTGTAGCCTAGCAGAGAACATTGGTCTTAAATTATCATATAATTTGAATAAAAATCAGGTAATTGAAAAATATATTGATGAATATGAAAAAAATATCAGAAATAAAATGAATGTGATTAATGATGATATGTATAAAATATTATTAAAATACATTAAGAATAATGGAATAATTTCAGTTTCTGATAATGAAGCAGAAAATTATGCGGATAAACATGCTTTTTTTATGAATCAAGGGATGGTATTTCCGTGCTTAAAAGATAGAAAACCAATCTTATTAATGCCTGAACTAATGCAGGCCGTTGTTAAGCAATGTGATACCCTAGAGTTTAGAAAGTTAATGAAGAAAAATAGTGAAATCATGAATATCTTTAGAGGTATGATTAAGTTATATGGTGTTCTTTGTTTTGAAGATGTTAAAGGATTAATGAAAAGATATGACAATGTAGAAGAGCAAATATTGTTATCTATATTAGAAGAAGGATCTTTTTATTATAATAATGAATATTATGGTACAATTGACGATGACGGAAAAATTATATTTGTTAATGTGGAAATAGAGGATTATGAAGAAATATTAAATGATATAGACAATAATTTGGATTATTCTATGATTAGTAAAGATGATCTAATTTCTATGTCTAACGAAGATTATTTGGAAAGAAGTAGTATTGGGAGGAAGTTTTCAAAAGAATTTTCATCTATGTTTTTAGTTGATAAAAATGATGCTGCTGGAACTATGAACATGTTGGCTTTGGATATACAATATAGAAATTCTGAAGAAATACTTGAAGACATAATAAATGGAATAGATGCAAAACTTGACAAGGAAGATGAAATCAGAGTATTTAATATTGTTAATAAATTTATTAAGAATATACCATTATGGAAATATAAAGGTGCAACTATAAATGAAAAAGAAGGAAATAACAAAACAATTGAAAGCAAAAAAGAGATTGGAAGAAATGATCCATGCCCATGTCAAAGTGGAAAGAAGTACAAGAAGTGCTGTGGACGCAATGGAAATGTGATTCAACTGTTTTAAAGAATTTTAGTTATACAAATAACTTATGAATGCAATTTTGCATACTTTTTCTTTTAGATAAATATATTAATATTATTTTAAATATAGTACGAGAAATAAGGGTTTATCAAAGATGAACCCTTATTTTTTGAGAAAATAGATAGTGAATTAAATTAAAAAAAGCATAAAAATTTGACATTAAAATATTATGTGACTATGATATAATAGTTCTGTGGATATATAAGGAATTAATAAAGGGTTTTTGTAAAATGAATAAAATTATGGAGAGGATGGTGTTATGTATTATGTTTGATATTAAAAAAGGATTGAATAAATTCTATATTGGAGAAACGGAAGAAAATACTTTAGCAGAAGTAATATTAAGTGATACTAGTAAGGATGTAATAAAAATTGAGCATACTTTTGTAGGCGAAAAGTTGAAGGGCAAAGGAGCAGGAAAACTTTTAATAAGGAAAGTTGTAGATTTTGCGATAGAAGAAAATAAGAAGATAATGCCAGTATGTGTTTTTGCAAAAAAGGAATTTGATAAAAATAAAGAGTATGAGAGTGTTTTATATAAAAATGCTTAATGGGTTTAAGGACAAAAGACTTGGAAACCCACCTGGAGTATTAGGAGCGATGTTACTTAAAGAAGGATTCTTTTTAGTATGTGCAGATGATTTAGAAAGCCCAATAAAAAGGTGGGATATAAGAAGATTAAACGCTTTTGTTTGGGCAAGAGAAGTAGAAATAGAGAATAAAAATCAACTTTATAATGTATGGCATGCTCTCAAATTTTTATGTCAAGAACTAGATGAGAAGGCGGCTAGAAGTTTAGGAAACAAGTTATCAAATTTAAACGATACTCAAAAAGAAGATATTGAAGAATGCAGACAAATGATCCTTAATATTATTAGAAAGCCATCAACTTTAAGTAGAATAAAGGCATGGTTATGGAAAAATTATAGTTACTATAGAAAATATAAAGGTATAGAACTTGATATAGTGAAAGAACCAACAGATCTAAGATCAAATACAATTTTGGCTGAAGAACTAATTAAGTTAGAAAACAAACTATATAATGAAGGATATTCTTTGGGATCGAGTCCAATTCTTTATAGAGGAAAAAGATAGAAATATGCATATTGTGTATAAAAATGTAGAAATAAAGGTTATGAAAGTGCGAAAGAATAGAAGGAAAAAAGGATATAGATGTTGAAATATATATAATAAGGTAATTAGCCTAATAAATATTTATTGAAATGATAGCGAGGAGAGAGAATTTATGAAAAAATTTGTTTGTACAGTGTGTGGTTATATTCATGAAGGAGAAGCAGCACCAGAAAAATGTCCAGTATGTGGTGTAGGATCAGAAAAGTTCATAGAACAAAGTGGTGACTTAGCTTTTGCTGATGAACATGTAATTGGAGTTGCTAAAGGCGTTGAGAAAGAAGTGATCGATGGATTACAGGCGAACTTTATTGGAGAATGCACAGAAGTTGGAATGTACTTAGCTATGTCAAGACAAGCTGATAGAGAAGGGTATCCAGAAGTTGCAGAAGCATATAAGAGAATCGCATTTGAAGAAGCAGAACATGCTGCTAAATTTGCTGAATTACTTGGAGAAGTAGTAGTGGCAGATACAAAAGCTAATTTACAAGCTAGAGTCGATGCAGAACATGGCGCATGTCAAGGTAAGATGGATTTAGCAACAATTGCTAAGAAATTAAACTTAGATGCAATACATGATACAGTTCATGAAATGTGTAAGGATGAAGCTAGACATGGAAAAGCTTTCAAAGGACTTTTAGATAGATATTTTGCATAAAGAAAATATCTAAAGTTGTTAACAAAAAATATTCATAAAGGTGGATTAGGTAGAAATACTTAATCCGCCTTTATTTATTCTTTCGTCAAAATCGTGTATGTACAGAAACAATACATTAATATATGTTAAACTAATTTTAAGCTCAGAATAGTATAAAATGTAGCTCATATTATTTAAAAAACTGTAGATTATTAAGTTGTCTAAATTATTTAAAATTAATCAATCAAAAGCTTATATTAAAAAAATGTGATATAATTATTTTATATCTTTAGTTGTTATTATTTTACAGTTAAATACAGTATATATCACGATAAAACATGCCTAAAGATATATAGTATGAAGTCATTAAGATAAAAATAAATGTTTTAAAGAGTTAAAATCTAGTATAGATTATTAGTTATGTAAATCTGAGCTTTTTTGTGTCTCATACTGGAGGTGATATTATTAAGACTGCGTTA encodes the following:
- a CDS encoding GNAT family N-acetyltransferase; amino-acid sequence: MFDIKKGLNKFYIGETEENTLAEVILSDTSKDVIKIEHTFVGEKLKGKGAGKLLIRKVVDFAIEENKKIMPVCVFAKKEFDKNKEYESVLYKNA
- a CDS encoding NADH peroxidase, giving the protein MKKFVCTVCGYIHEGEAAPEKCPVCGVGSEKFIEQSGDLAFADEHVIGVAKGVEKEVIDGLQANFIGECTEVGMYLAMSRQADREGYPEVAEAYKRIAFEEAEHAAKFAELLGEVVVADTKANLQARVDAEHGACQGKMDLATIAKKLNLDAIHDTVHEMCKDEARHGKAFKGLLDRYFA
- a CDS encoding SEC-C metal-binding domain-containing protein: MQGRCYYCNKELTERTIKRHAKSCSVMKKSIEEKMNYTKGVREQFIISMKDKYNPSLYCIYVSIDAKLQLQHLDKFIRDIWVECCGHLSAFYIDEEIYHDNSDEQYEMNFYLKDVLNVNKKFEYEYDFGSTTYLTLEVVDIIQVPSEFSQMEVIARNNPEEGKLNNSPRDGVCGYIGNKNSEKEYLPGNNNKYKVSNKKPIHNNDAFSDFDDSEQMIENDFLKHYNKFTNSFIHTFFKDTYSFDLEELIKPYPKKEICSLAENIGLKLSYNLNKNQVIEKYIDEYEKNIRNKMNVINDDMYKILLKYIKNNGIISVSDNEAENYADKHAFFMNQGMVFPCLKDRKPILLMPELMQAVVKQCDTLEFRKLMKKNSEIMNIFRGMIKLYGVLCFEDVKGLMKRYDNVEEQILLSILEEGSFYYNNEYYGTIDDDGKIIFVNVEIEDYEEILNDIDNNLDYSMISKDDLISMSNEDYLERSSIGRKFSKEFSSMFLVDKNDAAGTMNMLALDIQYRNSEEILEDIINGIDAKLDKEDEIRVFNIVNKFIKNIPLWKYKGATINEKEGNNKTIESKKEIGRNDPCPCQSGKKYKKCCGRNGNVIQLF